In the Armatimonadota bacterium genome, TTCAAGAAGAACAACATCCGGCACATCGAGGGCTTCGCCAAGTTCGTCGATGCTCATACGATCGAGATCGGCCCGTGGGAAGGTCCGAGGTCTGAGGTCCGAGGACCGGAGGGACAAGGGGACAAAGGACCCTCCGAACCTAACACCCAGAACCCAACACCTAACACCACGCAGCAGCGCCTCTCCGCCAAGAACTTCGTCCTCGCCATGGGCTCGTCGTGCATTCGCCTGAACATCCCCGGCCTCGAAGGCGGCCGCGAGGAAGGCGTCTGGACCTCCGACGACGCCGTGACCGCTCCATTCGTGCCCACCTCCATGCTCATCCTCGGCGGCGGCGCGGTCGGCGTGGAGTTCGGCTACGTGTTCAACGGCCTGGGCAGCAAGGTCACCGTGGTCGAAATGATGCCGAACCTGATTCCCACCATGGACACGGACCTTGGCGTCGAACTGGGCAAGCTCCTGGGACGACAGGGCATCAAGGTCCACACCGGGGCCACCCTCGAGAGGGCCGAGAAGACCAAGGACGGCTGGAAGTGCACCGTCAAGAAGGGCACGGAGGTCGAAGAGATCGAGGTGCAGGTGGTGCTGCTGGGTGTCGGGCGGAAGGCCAACACCGAGGGCATGGACCTGGAGAAAATCGGCGTCAAGCTGCACCGGCGCGGGGTCGAAGTGGTGGACGACAGCCTAAAAACCCACTGCCCAAACGTTTACGCCATCGGCGACGTGACCGGGCGCATCCAGCTTGCCCACGTGGCGAGCGCCGAGGGCATCCACGCTGTGACCAACATCCTCACGGGGGCAGACAAGCAGTTCGATTACCGG is a window encoding:
- the lpdA gene encoding dihydrolipoyl dehydrogenase, whose protein sequence is MSRPKPQNILTSTAGSASAMATLVSEIERIPTPEEQLQPMPNDSFDCDVCVIGAGPGGYVAAIRAAQLGAKVVVVEKEYLGGTCLNWGCIPSKAMIASVERLQHIQHADKLAVEVPDGAKVNFEKFSARRDKIVQTQRGGIGILFKKNNIRHIEGFAKFVDAHTIEIGPWEGPRSEVRGPEGQGDKGPSEPNTQNPTPNTTQQRLSAKNFVLAMGSSCIRLNIPGLEGGREEGVWTSDDAVTAPFVPTSMLILGGGAVGVEFGYVFNGLGSKVTVVEMMPNLIPTMDTDLGVELGKLLGRQGIKVHTGATLERAEKTKDGWKCTVKKGTEVEEIEVQVVLLGVGRKANTEGMDLEKIGVKLHRRGVEVVDDSLKTHCPNVYAIGDVTGRIQLAHVASAEGIHAVTNILTGADKQFDYRAVPSCVYTVPEVASVGLTQSEAEAQGRDVTVGKFLFRPLGKAMAIAEQDGFVKVVADKQYGEVLGVHMIGAHVTDMIAAGVAAIKMEATLEVMAETIHAHPTMAEAMLEAYEDAMGHAIHKA